The Treponema phagedenis DNA segment ATCTAAAAAGGTGAAAAATATGGTAATGCGTTCATCTAAAATAGTTGCGGTGTCGGTAGCCTTGTTGACAAGTTCTGATCTAACTTTTTCCAAGACAGCCATGCGTGCACGGCGCAGCGCAAGTAGGCTTAAAAGCAATAAAGAAACAACAAGCAATGTGCCGAATATCCACATCATCCTCCTCCTTCTGATTGAAAAGCGTCTTGTTATTTTTGTCTTGTCATTGTTTGTCATAATTTCTCCTAGTAAAAAACTTTTTAAGGGATTTTAGTGACTATACCTTAAACTTTTTTACTTCATTGGCTAAGTTTCCAATGCTTTCTTTGTTGTGTTGCGTTATTTCGTTTACATTCTGCACCGCATTGTTTATTTGCGCAACACCGGAAGCCATCTCATTCATGCTGTCAGTGATAACGCGGGTAAGTTCGTCTAGTTTTTGCATTTCCTTTGCAACGCTTTCCCCTCCTGTAAGCATTTCGTTGGAGCCGTCTTTAACTTGTATTGTAACGTTATTAATTTCTCTAATTGCACTTAATACTTCGGTACCGCCGTGTTTTTGCTCCTGCATAGCCCTATCTATTTGCTCTACATGGTTTAAGGCTTTTTTTGCAAGTATTACAACTTCATTAAATACGTTTTCTGCGGCTTTACTGGATGTTGTAAGACTTTCTATAATCTGAGTGGATTCTTTAATCATTGCAGCAATTCCTTTACCCTGCGTATTGGATTCTTCGGCGAGTTTTCGAATTTCATCGGCAACAACTGCAAAGCCCTTTCCGGAGTCTCCGGCATGGGCGGCTTCGATTGCCGCATTCATTGCTAAAAGGTTTGTTTGGCTTGCAATATGCTGAATAATTTGGCTTGCTTCCATCAGCGTGCCGGATTTTTCTGATATTTTTACGACATCTGCATTTGCCAAAGCTGCACCTTTTTTGCCGCGTATAATTTGCTTATCAAGGTCGGCCATAACGGCTCTGTTTTCTTCAAGCATTTTTCCGATAGAGTTTATATTCGCAACCATTTGTTCAATCGAAGACGTAGATTGTATTACGCTTGTTGCTTGGGTTTCAATACTATTGTTGAGCTGTTTGATGGTTCTTACAATTTCTTCAACAGTTGCGGCAGTTTCGGTAACGCTTGCAGCTTGATTAAGCGCTTGTTGTTTTACACCGTTAATGTTTGCGGTAATTTGGTGTACGGCACTGGCGGTTTCCGTCATGTTTGTTGAAAGCTCGGCACCGATATTTTGCATGACATTTGTACTTCCTGCAACCTGTTTAATTGATTCTGCAATTTTTTTAATCGTTTGGTTAAAGTAATTTGCAAGGTCTGTTATTTCATCATTGCCGGTAACAGGCAGGCTCACTGTTAAATCTCCATCTCCTTCTGCTATATCTTTTAAAGCTTTTGATACCTTTTTAAGTGATTTACCGATGCGCACTGATACAATAGATATTATCACTGAAAGGATAATCATAGCGATAATAAAACGAGTAAAGATAAACAAGGTTATTTTCCTGTTTGTTTGTATTCTTTCTATTTGAGGTTCCAGAACTACAAAATTAAGTTTCATAAAATCATTATTCGACATGCTCGTATCAATCATAAAGGGCTGCTTATTTATGACAGCGGAGATTCTGTTTTTTTCACCAGCAGTATAATTTGCAAGTTCAGGAATGCCTATTTCTTTTATGTCCTTGAATATATTTTCAGGAAATATTGTGTTTACCAATACAAAACCTGACACATCTGTTAGGATAATATCCTGACGCGTTTTTTTTGCTATAGCTGTTACCAAATTCAAAAGCTCCGTTAAATCACCGGCGCACGAAATAACTCCTTTAAGCGTTCCGTCAGGATAATGTACTGTTGACACTACGGAATAATTAATTGTGTTATAAGTCGTTTTATGAGCGTCGGTAAAAACAATTTTGTTGGGATTTTTTATAGCAAGCTCATACCACGAACGGGTGCGGGGATCATATTTATTTTTTTTAGACTCGGCAGGAAAGGCTACAAAGCCGCCGTTTGACTTAAGTGCAAAGCCTGCATTTGCAAGAGCAGGAGAATGTTCAACAAAATGCTTAAAAAAAGAAAACACTTCATTTTCATATCCGCCCTTTACTTCGGGCTCCATTTTGTTTTTTCCGCTTGGGTCGTCTTTGTTTATGTACGAAGTGATATCTTGTGACGAATTTTGCAGCAAAGGATTTTCTGCAATATATTGGACGCTATTTTTTACGTTGGAAAAATATGTCTGCAATGTTGTATCAATAAGCATGATTGTCTCTTGTAAGCTCTTCTTATCGAAATCCGACATAATGGTATTAAACCTAAAATTAAGTTCTATTCCTAAAATAATGAGCCACACAAGCGGCAATCCTAAAGAAAAAATTAATAATCTGAAAGTAATTGAAAATCTCTTTCTATTATCTATTTTTCGGGGGGGGGGGAGGAGTAATAAATCCTATTTTGTTGTTCATGTAAAGCACCTCCTATATTGGGTTTTCGATAAATATACATTATATTTAAAAAAAAGTAAAGAGGGGCATCTTTTTACATGACAAGAGCATGAAGAATATCCCAAGGTGCGGATATATTTATTCCGATACTAATGCCTCATAAAATGCAATAAACTATATCAAATCTAAATTTGGTAAAAATCTTACTTAGATTTTTATACATTGAGATAAATTTTAAAGGCTCTTATATTGAAATCCGGTGCAACCCATTCGTAATTGAGTCAAATTCCTGCTTAAATGATAAAAATAAATTTTTCGTGCTCTTGCCCTGTAACCAGGGAAACAAAAGGAGATAATAAAAAGAAAAATATTTTTGGCGTGCCCCGCAGTGCAACGTTTTTTTTACACTGATACTTCAAAACGCCGCACTGCGGGTCGGGCTTTCCGCTTGTAGTTTTTTGCCGCTTCTGAATATCCGTGGCAACGTTATTCCGCTATTCGCTCCATAAGTTGCTACTGCAAAACTCGAGCGGCAAAAAAGCTACCGCTGCAATCCCTCACGCAGGCGAAGCCTTACAAACAATCTTGCTTCGCCTCCAACTTTTGCCATGGACGGCAAAACCAGAACTGCCACGGATGGCAGTGGTTCCAAACAGCCGCGACGTTTTAAACCAAGACTATTTGCAAAGCTTTAAAACTTGCAGGTTTGGTTTTGACATGGACGTCAAAAACTCAGAACCGCCACGGATGGCGGTGGTTCTAAACAGAATTGAGTTTGAAAACTACCACAGCTATATAAACAGGAGTTTTCAAACTCATAGGTTTCATTTTGACACGGACGTCAAAATGAAACCGTTGTGTCGAACTCTTTTTTATAAAACTTTTTACGTTTTGGTAGGATGTATTAAAAAACGGATCGACTTATTAAAAAAACGTTATACTAAGAAGTCTTTAAAAGACTCACCAGTTTTTTTGCAGATACGGAAGATGCATAAGAAAATATTAGGCATACATATTTTAAAGAATAAAAATCGTTTATTCTCGGCTGTGCGTGCGAGTTTGTTTTTTTCTGCTTCTTTTTGCAATTTTTCGGACATGTAAAACAGCTCCGTTTCGCAGTGAAAATGGCCATGAATATATCTTTATGAAACCACATGCAAATTCTATTAGTGTTTGATTTTTGCCATCCGGCTAAAATCTCTATTTTTAACCGGTTTAAACTTTCCGAACTTCGATTGTTTTTTTGCAATGTATGTTCTGTAAAAATATCTGCTTAAAACTTATATATTTTTTTTAAAATGTGTAACCTTTTCTTTGATTGCTGTTTTTATTAGTGTATGTTGCGATACGAAAACTAAGTATACAATATACCTCCTTTGCAGTTGCCTGACAGGATTTTTTCTCCTCCTTTTGCCTGTCAGGTATTTTTAAGAATAGTTTTGCGGCTGAAGGTTCCTTTACTTCAGCCGCTTTTTTTTCGGTGCGTGTATTCATGCTTTGCTATTAACTATTGACTGCTACCCCTTATTAATGTTAAATGATAATTAGATAAATATTAAGCGATAACGAGGAAAGATGTTATGAAAAAATTTGCTACAGTTTTATTGGGTGTTATGCTGATTATCGGCTTTAGCGGCTGCAGTCAAAAAGAAAGCGGCGAAAGTACCGGCGGAATAAAAAACGGAACGTACACTTCTACCGTTAAAGGAAATAATGCTGAAATTACTTTAGAGGTTCAGGTTAAAGATTCAAAGATTGAATCTGCGAAAGTAACAAACCATAGCGAAACGCCGGTTTTAAGTGACGGGGCTATTAATGATATCCCCGCTCAAGTGGTTGAAACTCAGAGTTTGGCAATAGATACCATTAGCGGCGCCACTGTTTCAAGCACTGCAGTGCTCTTAGGTATTGAAAATTGTTTAACCGAAGCGGGTTTTTCGATTGATGATTTAAAAGCGAAGAAGGGCGAAATCAAAAAAGAAGAAGATAAAACAATTGATACCGATGTTTTGGTTATCGGTGCGGGCGGAGCAGGTTTGAGCGCCGCAGTAACCGCAAATCAAGAGGGGGCTAAAGTTGTGGTGGTCGAAAAAATGCCGAAAGTCGGCGGTAACACAATTTTAGCGGGAGGCGCGCTTAATGCGGTTGATGAGGGAAGCGAGACTGCCAAAAAGCATAAAGACTCGGTTGAGCTGCATTTTAAACAAACCTATGAGGGCGGAAATAAAAAGGGTGATCCTAAATTAGTCCGCATTTTAGTTAATAATGCCTATAGTGCAATCAAGTGGCTAAAAGATTTAGGCATGGAATTCAAACCGGACACTTTTACAGTTTTAGGCGGGTTATGGCCAAGAGCACATAAGCCAGTTGAACCGGTAGGAACAGGATTCTTTAAAACATTTAACAATTACATTACCACACATGAAAATATCGAAGTTTTGCTCGAGACAAAAGCGGAAGAATTAATTATTACCGATGGTGTAGTAAAGGGCATTATTGCAAGCGGAAAAACAGGGAATAAAATTACTATCAATGCAAAAAATGTTATTATCGCAACCGGCGGATTTAGCAAGAATATTGAAATGAGGCAAAAGTATAACACGCTTTGGGAAAACTTAGGCGAGAACATTAAGTCAACTAACCACCCAGGCGCAACGGGCGATGGCATCACTTTAGGGTTGCAAGCTAATGCCGACTTAGTCGGTATGGAATATATTCAATTATTACCGATGGGGGATCCGAAAACCGGAAGCCTAAGCGGCAATATTGAGATGGCAGTTGAAAACCGAATCTTTGTAAACAAAGAAGGAAAGAGGTTTGTTGATGAAGGTGCACGGCGAGATGTGATGACTGCCGCTTTAATGCAACAACAGGACTCTCAATTATGGGTTATTGTTGACAGTCACGATTATCCTACCGGAGAAGAAGTAAATAATTTTAATGAAAAACTAAATGATTTAATTAAAGAAGGGCGTGCATTCAAAGGTGATTCTTTAAATGACTTAGCGAAGGCAATCAACGTCAATCCTGAAAATTTAAATAAGGCTGTTGAAAGTTTTAATAAATTTGTGAGGGGCGAAATTAAAGATGAATTTGGCAGAACATTAAAAGACAGAGAAATAAATAAAGGGCCTTTTTATGCGGCTCTTAGAGTTCCAACTGTTCATCACACAATGGGCGGATTAAAAATAAATGAAAACGCTGAAGTAATTGACAAAAACGGTAATGTAATAAATCATTTATATGCAGCCGGTGAAGTTACTGGCGGAATACACGGTGAGAATAGATTAGGCGGGAATGCTCTTGCTGATATTATCGTGTTCGGCAGAATTGCCGGTAAAAATGCGGCAGCAAATAAATAAACATAAGAG contains these protein-coding regions:
- a CDS encoding methyl-accepting chemotaxis protein, which codes for MWLIILGIELNFRFNTIMSDFDKKSLQETIMLIDTTLQTYFSNVKNSVQYIAENPLLQNSSQDITSYINKDDPSGKNKMEPEVKGGYENEVFSFFKHFVEHSPALANAGFALKSNGGFVAFPAESKKNKYDPRTRSWYELAIKNPNKIVFTDAHKTTYNTINYSVVSTVHYPDGTLKGVISCAGDLTELLNLVTAIAKKTRQDIILTDVSGFVLVNTIFPENIFKDIKEIGIPELANYTAGEKNRISAVINKQPFMIDTSMSNNDFMKLNFVVLEPQIERIQTNRKITLFIFTRFIIAMIILSVIISIVSVRIGKSLKKVSKALKDIAEGDGDLTVSLPVTGNDEITDLANYFNQTIKKIAESIKQVAGSTNVMQNIGAELSTNMTETASAVHQITANINGVKQQALNQAASVTETAATVEEIVRTIKQLNNSIETQATSVIQSTSSIEQMVANINSIGKMLEENRAVMADLDKQIIRGKKGAALANADVVKISEKSGTLMEASQIIQHIASQTNLLAMNAAIEAAHAGDSGKGFAVVADEIRKLAEESNTQGKGIAAMIKESTQIIESLTTSSKAAENVFNEVVILAKKALNHVEQIDRAMQEQKHGGTEVLSAIREINNVTIQVKDGSNEMLTGGESVAKEMQKLDELTRVITDSMNEMASGVAQINNAVQNVNEITQHNKESIGNLANEVKKFKV
- a CDS encoding flavocytochrome c, with protein sequence MKKFATVLLGVMLIIGFSGCSQKESGESTGGIKNGTYTSTVKGNNAEITLEVQVKDSKIESAKVTNHSETPVLSDGAINDIPAQVVETQSLAIDTISGATVSSTAVLLGIENCLTEAGFSIDDLKAKKGEIKKEEDKTIDTDVLVIGAGGAGLSAAVTANQEGAKVVVVEKMPKVGGNTILAGGALNAVDEGSETAKKHKDSVELHFKQTYEGGNKKGDPKLVRILVNNAYSAIKWLKDLGMEFKPDTFTVLGGLWPRAHKPVEPVGTGFFKTFNNYITTHENIEVLLETKAEELIITDGVVKGIIASGKTGNKITINAKNVIIATGGFSKNIEMRQKYNTLWENLGENIKSTNHPGATGDGITLGLQANADLVGMEYIQLLPMGDPKTGSLSGNIEMAVENRIFVNKEGKRFVDEGARRDVMTAALMQQQDSQLWVIVDSHDYPTGEEVNNFNEKLNDLIKEGRAFKGDSLNDLAKAINVNPENLNKAVESFNKFVRGEIKDEFGRTLKDREINKGPFYAALRVPTVHHTMGGLKINENAEVIDKNGNVINHLYAAGEVTGGIHGENRLGGNALADIIVFGRIAGKNAAANK